One Candidatus Culexarchaeum yellowstonense genomic region harbors:
- the hflX gene encoding GTPase HflX: MRAVVIEVQTEKTEKTKIQELKGLAKSAGYDVVKEIVQKRTKPDPTYLIGEGKLKELKSFIEKESIDTIIFSNNLKASQAFRIRKEVGWNIDVIDRNILILKIFEERSRTAEAKMQIELARLHYMLPWVREYLRFRDLYGEQVGWGALGEYLHKVYEQHITKRMKLLERKLEKVRMRNFERIIKRREYGLPEVVLTGYTQAGKTELFNKLTCETKPVGLGPFTTLSTYSRRLSTMNDYYNDIIVVDSIGFIEDMHPIILNAFYTTLNELSLSDLIVLVVDGSEEINEIRRKIDSSHEIISKIAPSVELVIALNKIDLMKDEDIEKAIKVVKEIFPYTDITPISAKKGINLNSLVEKIIEKVERVV; encoded by the coding sequence ATGAGAGCAGTCGTTATTGAAGTACAAACGGAAAAGACTGAAAAAACAAAAATTCAGGAGTTAAAAGGACTTGCTAAAAGTGCTGGATATGATGTTGTAAAAGAAATTGTACAGAAAAGGACCAAACCAGATCCAACCTACTTGATTGGTGAAGGAAAATTGAAGGAATTAAAGAGTTTTATAGAAAAAGAGAGTATAGACACAATAATATTTTCAAATAATTTAAAAGCCAGCCAAGCATTTAGAATAAGAAAGGAAGTAGGTTGGAATATTGACGTCATCGATAGAAACATACTGATCTTAAAAATATTTGAAGAAAGAAGCAGAACAGCTGAAGCAAAAATGCAAATAGAGTTAGCGAGATTACATTACATGCTTCCATGGGTTAGGGAATACTTGAGATTTAGAGATTTGTATGGAGAACAAGTTGGATGGGGAGCCTTAGGTGAATACCTTCATAAGGTATATGAGCAACACATAACGAAGAGAATGAAGCTTCTTGAGAGAAAACTCGAAAAGGTTAGAATGAGAAACTTTGAGAGAATAATTAAAAGGAGAGAATATGGATTACCAGAAGTAGTATTAACTGGATATACACAAGCAGGGAAAACAGAGCTCTTTAATAAACTGACATGCGAAACAAAACCCGTAGGTCTTGGACCTTTCACCACACTTTCAACATATTCCAGAAGGCTGAGTACAATGAATGATTATTATAACGATATAATAGTAGTGGACTCGATAGGATTCATAGAAGATATGCACCCAATAATATTGAACGCGTTCTACACAACACTAAATGAACTGTCACTATCAGATTTAATAGTATTGGTAGTAGATGGATCTGAAGAAATAAATGAAATAAGGAGGAAAATCGACTCTTCACACGAAATAATAAGTAAAATTGCACCAAGCGTGGAATTGGTTATTGCATTGAATAAAATAGATCTAATGAAAGATGAAGATATTGAAAAAGCTATTAAAGTTGTTAAGGAAATATTTCCCTATACAGACATTACACCAATAAGCGCAAAAAAAGGCATAAACCTGAACTCTCTTGTTGAAAAAATTATTGAAAAAGTGGAGAGGGTAGTCTAG
- a CDS encoding pseudouridine synthase, with protein sequence MSRKLEEVFLNYDKYVLRKIADYQFGEGIGSILFPDDIVIEKSKKTGKMRKIILNGKVIATIRARDGLIALTIYGAEIIRSKTHPPKRRVMVINEVADVIKEGRNVFAKHVKNADPEIRPGEEVIVVNEKDELLAVGKALLNGEEMTLFRSGVAVKVRSGVKEK encoded by the coding sequence ATGAGCAGGAAGCTGGAAGAAGTTTTTCTCAACTATGATAAATATGTTTTAAGAAAGATAGCTGATTATCAGTTTGGAGAAGGAATAGGATCCATTCTCTTCCCAGATGATATAGTTATCGAAAAATCTAAAAAAACGGGCAAAATGAGAAAAATAATACTAAATGGTAAAGTTATTGCAACCATCAGAGCACGCGATGGCTTAATCGCATTGACAATTTATGGAGCAGAAATCATAAGAAGTAAGACGCACCCTCCAAAAAGGAGGGTTATGGTAATTAATGAAGTAGCAGACGTTATAAAGGAGGGAAGAAACGTTTTTGCAAAACACGTAAAAAATGCAGACCCTGAAATTCGTCCTGGAGAAGAAGTGATTGTAGTTAATGAGAAAGATGAGTTACTTGCTGTTGGAAAAGCATTATTAAATGGTGAAGAAATGACTTTATTTAGAAGTGGAGTAGCTGTAAAAGTGAGGAGTGGGGTGAAAGAAAAATGA
- a CDS encoding proteasome-activating nucleotidase, whose protein sequence is MAFKSHSENNNLKSYDNQSEYQAYLEKRLFEIESELKNLNMEKERLLEEIAYLRNELEKTKMPPLIEAYVVDILNDGRAVVKSSTGPNLVVYVSSDIDVNKLRPYTRVALSQKNFAIVEILPQIEDPYVQVMEVIEKPNVTYDDIGGLEAQKQEIREVVELPLKHPELFERIGVTPPKGVLLYGPPGCGKTLLAKAVAHETNATFIRTVGSELVRKYIGEGARIVKELFALARRKAPSIIFIDEIDAIGAKRLEDATSGEREVHRTLAQLLYELDGFNPRENIRVIAATNRIDIIDEALLRPGRFDRIIYIPLPNEEEREHIFRVHAKKLLLDEGVSFRLLAKETDGMSGADIMKICVEAGMNAIRRRGDKVTMMDFMEAMKKINKKVKESAMTIYR, encoded by the coding sequence ATGGCATTTAAATCGCACAGTGAAAACAATAATCTAAAGAGCTATGATAATCAATCAGAATATCAAGCATACTTAGAAAAAAGATTATTTGAAATAGAGAGTGAGCTAAAAAATTTGAACATGGAGAAAGAGAGACTTTTGGAAGAAATAGCTTATTTAAGAAATGAATTAGAGAAGACGAAGATGCCGCCATTGATAGAGGCCTATGTTGTAGATATTTTAAATGATGGAAGAGCAGTTGTAAAGAGTTCAACAGGACCCAATTTGGTAGTATATGTTTCGAGCGATATAGACGTGAACAAGCTGAGACCATACACTAGGGTAGCTTTAAGTCAGAAAAATTTTGCTATTGTGGAAATACTGCCGCAAATTGAAGATCCATACGTACAAGTTATGGAAGTTATTGAAAAACCGAATGTTACATATGATGATATTGGAGGTCTTGAAGCACAAAAACAAGAGATAAGGGAAGTTGTGGAGTTACCCCTCAAACATCCAGAACTATTTGAAAGAATAGGGGTTACCCCTCCAAAAGGGGTTCTATTGTATGGGCCTCCAGGATGTGGAAAAACATTACTTGCAAAAGCAGTGGCACATGAAACAAATGCTACATTTATAAGGACGGTGGGTTCAGAGCTTGTAAGAAAGTATATAGGTGAAGGTGCTCGAATAGTCAAGGAGTTATTTGCGCTTGCTAGAAGGAAGGCTCCAAGCATAATATTCATTGACGAAATTGATGCCATAGGAGCGAAGAGGTTGGAAGATGCCACAAGTGGTGAAAGAGAAGTTCATAGGACGTTGGCACAACTATTATATGAATTAGATGGATTTAACCCAAGAGAGAACATAAGGGTTATAGCTGCTACAAACAGAATTGATATAATTGATGAAGCACTTTTAAGACCTGGAAGATTTGACAGGATAATATACATACCCTTACCAAATGAGGAAGAGAGAGAACATATTTTCAGAGTGCATGCAAAGAAACTTCTACTGGATGAGGGAGTATCGTTTAGATTACTTGCTAAAGAAACGGATGGTATGAGTGGCGCTGATATTATGAAGATATGTGTAGAAGCAGGTATGAATGCCATAAGAAGGAGGGGAGATAAAGTAACGATGATGGATTTCATGGAAGCTATGAAGAAAATTAATAAAAAAGTTAAAGAATCAGCAATGACTATATACCGTTGA
- a CDS encoding V-type ATP synthase subunit D translates to MSSLEFKPTRMELIALRRRLNLAQKGLKLLQEKQDALIMEFFAAIQKYKKLRESLLPVFKEAYFALANAEIEMGALKLERIAEGVPETVNVEIKFKNVMGVLVPVIEAKIENIRRPYSLTDTSIYLETVSENFSQLLPAIIKLAEVSATIIKLSEEIKRIRRRVNVLDKIIIPTLNNAISYIKFYLEEREREDLFRVKRIKKKLERRSQPL, encoded by the coding sequence ATGTCTTCACTCGAGTTTAAACCGACTAGAATGGAACTAATAGCATTAAGACGTAGATTAAATCTTGCTCAAAAAGGACTTAAATTACTTCAAGAAAAGCAAGATGCCCTAATAATGGAATTTTTTGCTGCTATCCAAAAATATAAAAAATTGAGAGAATCTCTTTTACCTGTATTTAAGGAAGCTTATTTTGCTCTTGCAAATGCTGAGATCGAGATGGGTGCTTTAAAACTTGAAAGAATAGCTGAGGGAGTCCCTGAAACAGTAAATGTGGAAATTAAATTTAAAAATGTCATGGGCGTTCTAGTCCCCGTAATTGAGGCAAAAATTGAAAATATACGTAGACCCTATAGTTTGACGGATACATCTATTTATCTTGAAACAGTTTCAGAAAATTTTTCTCAGCTATTACCTGCTATAATCAAATTAGCTGAAGTTAGTGCCACTATAATTAAGCTATCCGAAGAAATTAAACGTATACGTAGAAGAGTGAATGTATTAGATAAAATAATTATACCCACACTTAATAATGCAATATCGTATATCAAATTTTATTTAGAAGAAAGGGAAAGAGAGGATCTATTTAGAGTAAAACGAATAAAGAAGAAACTCGAACGTAGATCCCAACCCCTATAG
- a CDS encoding 50S ribosomal protein L13, with translation MSNNNVVTLVDAENMILGRLASIIAKRLIEGEKIFVVNVDKIVVSGNPQSVFEEYKKLLNLRTLRNPILGPKIHRSPTMIFRRVVAGMLPKDSERGRKALRNLKVFMGFPEEYKNYPVIRFKEADAGNLSGRYVYLIEISKQLGWSGGLHE, from the coding sequence TTGAGTAATAACAATGTTGTTACCTTGGTGGATGCTGAAAACATGATTTTGGGTAGACTTGCTAGTATCATTGCAAAGCGTTTAATTGAGGGTGAAAAAATATTTGTGGTCAATGTGGATAAAATTGTGGTTTCAGGGAATCCTCAAAGTGTTTTTGAAGAGTACAAGAAATTATTAAACCTACGTACATTAAGGAATCCGATATTAGGCCCTAAAATTCATCGCTCTCCCACCATGATCTTCAGAAGAGTAGTTGCCGGCATGCTTCCAAAAGATAGTGAGAGAGGGCGTAAAGCGCTCCGTAATCTAAAAGTTTTCATGGGGTTCCCAGAGGAATATAAAAATTATCCTGTGATTCGGTTTAAAGAGGCCGACGCAGGGAATTTATCTGGTAGATATGTTTATTTAATTGAAATTTCTAAACAACTAGGATGGTCTGGTGGTCTTCATGAGTAG
- a CDS encoding 30S ribosomal protein S11, which yields MSSRELLWGIAHIYSSFNNTIIHVTDISGAETVAISSGGMVVEADREKPSPYAAMQAAFKIAQTIKDKGFKALHIKVRAPGGHGPKTPGPGAQAAIRALARSGFIIGRIEDVTPIPHDTTRRPGGRRGRRL from the coding sequence ATGAGTAGTAGAGAGTTATTGTGGGGAATAGCTCACATATACAGTTCCTTTAATAACACAATAATACATGTAACAGACATTTCTGGTGCTGAAACAGTTGCAATATCTTCTGGTGGAATGGTTGTGGAAGCCGATAGGGAAAAACCATCCCCCTATGCGGCAATGCAAGCAGCATTTAAGATAGCTCAAACAATAAAAGACAAGGGATTCAAGGCCTTGCATATAAAGGTTAGAGCGCCTGGGGGTCACGGTCCTAAAACTCCAGGTCCTGGCGCCCAAGCTGCTATTAGAGCTTTAGCTAGATCTGGATTTATAATTGGCAGAATTGAAGATGTAACGCCGATTCCTCATGATACTACAAGGAGACCTGGTGGCCGTAGAGGTAGAAGGCTATGA
- a CDS encoding multiprotein bridging factor aMBF1 has translation MSCDICGAKLKGEGKKIFVSGAILTVCDKCSKYGSPVPPSFDKESSSATVKSGKPLLQKLPKTFGKGVEYDIVPDYAKRIKEARESMGWTAEILAEQVKEKVSVIKKIESGKLIPSINLAKRLESVLDIKLLEPQIRVFDNLSTYDKSEVDITLGDVAEIKFKDKNDSAKLKKNG, from the coding sequence ATGTCATGTGATATATGCGGGGCGAAACTTAAGGGGGAAGGTAAAAAGATCTTTGTATCTGGTGCAATTTTAACTGTATGTGATAAATGCAGTAAATACGGGTCTCCTGTACCTCCCTCATTTGATAAGGAATCCTCCTCGGCTACTGTGAAAAGCGGTAAGCCTTTGCTTCAAAAGTTGCCTAAAACTTTTGGTAAGGGCGTCGAATACGATATTGTTCCTGATTATGCGAAAAGAATTAAGGAGGCTAGGGAGAGCATGGGTTGGACTGCAGAGATACTTGCTGAGCAAGTTAAAGAAAAAGTTTCCGTTATTAAAAAGATTGAAAGTGGTAAATTGATTCCATCAATAAATTTAGCTAAACGATTGGAAAGTGTTCTAGATATAAAATTATTGGAGCCGCAAATAAGAGTTTTTGACAATTTATCAACTTACGATAAAAGTGAAGTTGATATTACCTTGGGTGATGTTGCGGAAATAAAGTTTAAGGACAAAAATGATTCTGCGAAATTAAAAAAGAATGGTTGA
- a CDS encoding DNA-directed RNA polymerase subunit N — protein MYPIRCFTCGAPIGDKFEKFKKLVDSGVPINKAFEELGITRYCCRRMLLTHVEYIDDIVELDMLYMKKKYKR, from the coding sequence ATGTATCCAATAAGATGCTTTACATGTGGAGCACCGATAGGGGATAAATTTGAAAAATTTAAGAAGCTAGTGGATTCTGGTGTACCCATAAATAAAGCCTTTGAAGAACTTGGTATTACTCGTTATTGTTGCAGGAGGATGCTTCTAACACATGTTGAATATATTGACGATATAGTTGAGCTTGACATGTTATATATGAAAAAGAAGTATAAAAGGTGA
- a CDS encoding nascent polypeptide-associated complex protein, protein MRKMSPRDMRRIMQKMGMEINEVEDVEEVVIVRKGEILKMPSPKVSIIKMGDQTIVQVTGEQIITENKEQKTEQQEDVSEEDVQLVAMQAKVSLDEARKALKQTGGDLAKAILTLTASKGEK, encoded by the coding sequence ATGAGAAAAATGTCTCCACGAGATATGAGGAGGATTATGCAGAAAATGGGTATGGAGATAAATGAAGTGGAAGATGTTGAAGAGGTTGTTATAGTAAGAAAGGGAGAAATTTTGAAAATGCCTTCCCCAAAAGTTTCCATCATAAAAATGGGAGATCAAACAATAGTTCAAGTAACTGGAGAACAGATTATTACGGAAAACAAAGAACAAAAAACTGAACAACAAGAAGATGTTTCTGAAGAAGATGTGCAACTTGTAGCCATGCAGGCTAAAGTAAGTTTGGATGAAGCAAGAAAAGCGTTAAAACAGACAGGGGGAGATCTTGCTAAAGCAATTTTAACACTAACAGCATCAAAAGGAGAAAAGTAG
- a CDS encoding tRNA (cytidine(56)-2'-O)-methyltransferase (catalyzes the S-adenosyl-methionine-dependent 2'-O-ribose methylation of C56 in tRNA transcripts), whose translation MTFEVYVLRIGHRPARDKRITTHVGLVARAFGARGIILDCRDEKVVSSLSTVCENWGGPFYISFTEDPYDYCIKWKDGGGEIIHLTMYGINLPSVVNDIKRSQKNKLVIVGAEKVPRFYYEIADWNVAIGNQPHSEVAALAVFLLELLDGWVFHSSFENAKIKIIPSEKGKHVIKLSNDTS comes from the coding sequence TTGACGTTTGAAGTGTATGTTTTGAGAATAGGTCATAGGCCTGCTAGAGATAAGCGCATTACTACACATGTGGGTTTAGTGGCTAGGGCTTTTGGGGCTAGAGGGATAATACTTGATTGTCGTGATGAAAAAGTGGTTTCTTCATTGTCGACGGTCTGTGAAAATTGGGGAGGCCCATTTTACATAAGTTTCACTGAGGATCCATACGATTACTGCATTAAGTGGAAAGATGGTGGAGGTGAAATAATTCATTTAACAATGTATGGTATAAACCTTCCCTCGGTAGTCAATGATATTAAGAGAAGTCAAAAAAATAAACTCGTTATAGTTGGGGCGGAAAAGGTTCCAAGGTTCTATTATGAGATAGCCGATTGGAATGTTGCTATTGGGAATCAACCGCACTCTGAAGTTGCTGCATTAGCAGTTTTTCTATTGGAGCTATTGGACGGCTGGGTTTTCCATAGTAGCTTTGAAAATGCAAAAATTAAAATAATTCCCTCTGAAAAGGGTAAACACGTCATTAAATTATCTAATGACACTTCATAA
- the tfe gene encoding transcription factor E, translating to MYEYFESIPLDESFIAFIRELVGEEGVAIVSFLSENYDVTDETLSQKTGIKLNNVRKILYTLYDNQLVSYKRIRDKTTGWFIYLWRLNRDNIEFLVRSKKRAVLEKLKERYEYEKQHVFLFCPKDKIRFSFEEASEYGFKCKICGGNLESFNNTRIIEFLERKIKELEEDISK from the coding sequence GTGTACGAATACTTTGAATCCATACCGCTTGATGAAAGTTTCATAGCCTTCATAAGAGAGCTTGTTGGAGAGGAAGGCGTCGCCATAGTTTCCTTTCTATCAGAAAACTATGACGTCACAGATGAAACTCTATCCCAAAAAACTGGAATAAAACTTAACAATGTCAGAAAAATACTCTACACACTCTATGATAACCAACTAGTATCATACAAGAGGATAAGGGACAAAACTACAGGTTGGTTCATCTATCTATGGCGTCTTAACCGAGACAACATAGAATTTTTAGTGCGCTCTAAAAAACGCGCCGTTCTAGAAAAACTTAAAGAAAGATATGAATATGAAAAACAACATGTCTTCCTCTTCTGCCCGAAGGATAAAATTAGATTCTCCTTTGAAGAAGCGTCAGAATATGGCTTCAAATGTAAAATATGTGGTGGAAACCTAGAATCATTTAATAACACTCGAATAATAGAATTTCTAGAGAGAAAAATAAAAGAACTTGAAGAAGATATATCTAAATAA
- a CDS encoding 30S ribosomal protein S4 encodes MGDPKRPKNKWSSPRHPWKRELLEEELKLVGEYGLRNKREVRIAKTILSKFRKQARLMLALPPEELMVRRKELIGKLYKIGLLNEDASIDDVLSLKVEDLLERRLQTIVYRKGLAKTIHHARQLIVHGHISINGRRVTVPGYIVSRDEEDKIHYSYNSPYAVSPVIKEESKGKSEVSE; translated from the coding sequence GTGGGGGATCCTAAACGCCCAAAAAATAAGTGGAGTTCTCCAAGACATCCGTGGAAGAGGGAATTACTTGAAGAGGAACTTAAATTAGTTGGTGAATATGGGCTTAGAAATAAACGTGAAGTTAGGATAGCTAAAACCATTTTATCAAAATTTAGGAAACAGGCGAGACTTATGTTAGCTCTTCCACCTGAAGAGCTAATGGTTAGACGCAAAGAGCTCATAGGTAAATTATACAAAATTGGATTGTTAAATGAAGATGCATCTATCGACGATGTCTTAAGCTTAAAAGTGGAGGATCTTCTTGAAAGACGCTTACAAACGATAGTTTATAGGAAAGGGCTTGCAAAAACAATCCATCATGCTAGACAACTAATAGTTCATGGCCATATTTCAATAAACGGTAGGAGAGTAACAGTTCCTGGATATATTGTAAGTAGAGATGAGGAAGATAAAATTCATTATTCATACAATAGCCCATACGCAGTTTCACCAGTAATTAAAGAAGAAAGTAAGGGTAAAAGTGAGGTGTCTGAATGA
- a CDS encoding Gfo/Idh/MocA family oxidoreductase, giving the protein MEKVRVVIVGIGAVGQLLTKELLNKQGFEIVGAVDIDPKKVGRDLGEVLGLGKKLGVSVSNDIDSVLKNSRPHVVIHMTSSYLKDVYPQLLTILKHGVNVVSSCEELSYPYIVDRKIAEELDNTAKRYGSTLLATGINPGFLMDTLAIILTAPCIKVDSIKVTRHMNASVRRGPFQRKIGAGLTVDEFKRKISTKEISGHVGLEQSISLIAAALKVKLDKIDVGEVQPIISDKYVKTDYVEVNPGYVAGLRQTAQGIVNGKPFITLDFIAYVGATEDYDAIDIQGIPEIHERISPCVHGDWGTISMLINVIPKVMKAPPGLLTMKDITIPHCILSDVRDYL; this is encoded by the coding sequence ATGGAGAAAGTTAGAGTAGTCATCGTAGGTATTGGAGCAGTAGGGCAACTGCTTACAAAAGAGCTATTAAATAAACAGGGGTTTGAAATAGTTGGAGCTGTTGACATTGATCCCAAAAAAGTTGGAAGAGACCTTGGGGAAGTGCTTGGACTAGGTAAGAAACTTGGTGTAAGTGTTTCTAATGATATTGACAGTGTACTAAAGAATTCAAGACCACATGTAGTTATTCACATGACATCATCATATCTCAAGGATGTGTATCCACAGTTATTAACTATACTTAAGCATGGAGTAAATGTTGTTTCTTCATGTGAAGAATTGAGCTATCCATATATTGTTGACCGAAAAATTGCTGAAGAACTGGACAACACTGCTAAACGCTACGGGTCAACCCTATTAGCTACAGGCATAAATCCTGGTTTCCTAATGGACACTTTAGCTATAATACTAACAGCTCCATGTATAAAGGTTGATAGCATCAAGGTCACTAGACATATGAATGCATCCGTTAGAAGAGGTCCCTTCCAGAGAAAGATAGGAGCAGGATTAACTGTAGATGAATTTAAACGTAAAATATCTACTAAAGAAATATCTGGTCATGTAGGGTTAGAACAGAGTATATCATTGATAGCAGCTGCGCTAAAAGTTAAGCTTGACAAAATCGATGTTGGAGAAGTTCAACCCATAATTTCTGATAAATATGTAAAAACAGATTATGTGGAAGTTAATCCGGGATACGTGGCTGGGCTAAGACAAACAGCTCAAGGTATCGTGAACGGAAAGCCATTCATAACTCTTGATTTCATAGCTTATGTTGGAGCAACTGAAGATTATGATGCCATAGACATCCAAGGGATACCTGAAATTCACGAACGGATATCTCCTTGTGTACATGGCGACTGGGGAACTATTTCAATGCTGATAAACGTTATACCAAAAGTTATGAAAGCTCCTCCAGGACTTTTAACTATGAAAGACATAACCATTCCTCACTGCATATTAAGTGATGTAAGAGATTATCTCTAA
- a CDS encoding 30S ribosomal protein S13: MAFKHVVRIAGQDLDGSLKVAYALSKIKGVGVNLAHIILKLAEVSPHEKLGYLPDTKIKRIENIINSLSSQNIPYWLMNRAKDLETGESKHLIGSDLLLRIKSDIEFMKKIKCWKGVRHSLGLKVRGQRTRTTGRTGQTVGVSHKPRG; this comes from the coding sequence TTGGCGTTTAAACATGTGGTGAGAATCGCAGGACAGGATCTGGATGGATCCTTAAAGGTAGCGTATGCTTTATCGAAAATTAAAGGAGTTGGCGTAAACTTAGCCCATATAATCCTAAAATTGGCTGAAGTCTCCCCACATGAAAAGTTGGGTTACTTACCTGATACTAAAATTAAGAGAATTGAAAATATTATTAATTCACTCTCTTCGCAAAACATTCCATATTGGTTAATGAATAGAGCTAAGGATCTTGAAACTGGTGAGAGTAAACATTTAATAGGATCTGATCTGCTTCTAAGAATTAAGTCAGACATCGAATTTATGAAGAAGATAAAGTGTTGGAAGGGGGTTAGACATTCATTAGGGCTGAAAGTTAGAGGCCAGAGGACTAGAACAACTGGTAGAACAGGTCAAACCGTAGGTGTTTCCCATAAGCCAAGAGGGTGA
- a CDS encoding 30S ribosomal protein S9: protein MVVFMSSKRVLVVSGKRKTAIARAVFKDGKGRVYVNGIPLPLYQPELAKWKILEPLKLIDKKLVDQVDIHVTVSGGGFMGQADAARMAIARGLVNWFNDENIKKIFLEYDRTMLTGDPRRTEPKKFGGPSARRRFQKSYR, encoded by the coding sequence CTGGTGGTCTTCATGAGTAGTAAAAGAGTTCTAGTGGTTAGTGGTAAAAGGAAGACTGCTATCGCTAGAGCTGTATTTAAAGATGGGAAGGGCAGAGTATATGTAAATGGTATTCCTTTACCTTTGTACCAACCTGAACTTGCAAAATGGAAAATATTGGAACCCCTAAAATTGATTGATAAAAAATTGGTAGATCAAGTTGATATTCATGTCACTGTTAGTGGTGGGGGATTTATGGGTCAGGCTGATGCTGCACGTATGGCTATCGCACGTGGATTGGTGAATTGGTTTAATGACGAAAATATAAAGAAAATCTTTCTAGAGTACGATAGAACCATGTTAACTGGAGATCCTAGAAGAACTGAACCGAAGAAATTTGGAGGGCCTTCTGCTAGGCGTAGATTTCAGAAGTCCTATAGGTGA
- a CDS encoding 50S ribosomal protein L18e, whose amino-acid sequence MKKTGPTNIHLRKLIDFLRKKANENDAKIWSDVADRLEAPRRMRIVVNVGKINKYTKPDDVIVIPGKVLGAGSINHPVTVAAFSFSSSAYEKIIKANGKCISIIDLVNMNPKGSGVKILR is encoded by the coding sequence ATGAAGAAAACAGGTCCTACGAATATACACCTTAGGAAATTAATAGATTTTCTGAGAAAGAAAGCTAATGAAAATGATGCAAAGATTTGGAGTGATGTAGCTGATAGACTTGAAGCTCCGAGAAGAATGAGGATAGTAGTTAATGTGGGTAAAATAAATAAATACACCAAACCGGATGATGTTATTGTGATTCCTGGAAAGGTGCTTGGAGCTGGATCTATAAATCACCCCGTTACTGTTGCAGCATTTTCCTTCTCAAGTTCAGCTTATGAAAAAATAATTAAGGCTAACGGTAAATGTATCAGTATCATTGATCTAGTTAATATGAATCCAAAGGGTTCTGGGGTTAAAATTTTGAGGTGA
- a CDS encoding DNA-directed RNA polymerase subunit D, translating to MSSSKSLVEIVDFKDLSIRFILRNSNVAFANALRRIMISEVPVMAVSDFAIINNTSPIFDEILVHRLSLIPLTTDLDGFNLPEKCVCGGVGCPRCQVTLTLNVKADDSPVTVYSRDIVSSDPRVVPVNGDFPIAKLSAGDEILIEMYARLGKGKYNARFQPVSACAYKYFPRIVVNTSSCVKCSSDGTLKCVSECPKKVLDVDSKTGYPYLLDPINCSLCKACVDACEYDAIELKPDDTSFIFYVESTGSIPVHKIIYTAATILAEKCDEFLSKIGGL from the coding sequence ATGAGCTCTTCAAAATCTCTTGTTGAAATAGTGGATTTTAAAGATTTATCTATTAGATTTATCCTTAGAAATTCAAATGTTGCATTCGCAAATGCTTTGAGAAGGATAATGATATCTGAAGTGCCAGTAATGGCTGTAAGCGACTTCGCAATAATAAATAATACTTCTCCAATATTTGATGAGATTCTAGTACATAGGCTTTCTCTCATACCTTTAACAACGGATCTAGATGGTTTCAATCTACCAGAAAAATGTGTATGTGGGGGCGTAGGGTGTCCACGTTGCCAAGTTACATTAACTCTAAATGTTAAGGCTGATGATTCTCCAGTAACAGTTTACTCAAGGGATATAGTATCTAGTGATCCTCGCGTGGTTCCAGTAAATGGAGATTTCCCAATAGCAAAGCTTTCTGCTGGTGATGAAATTTTGATAGAAATGTATGCTAGATTGGGTAAGGGTAAATATAATGCTAGATTCCAACCAGTTTCCGCATGTGCATACAAATATTTCCCAAGAATAGTTGTTAATACTTCTTCATGTGTTAAATGCAGTAGCGATGGAACCCTTAAATGCGTGAGTGAATGTCCAAAGAAGGTTTTAGATGTGGATAGTAAGACTGGATATCCATATCTCCTCGATCCAATAAATTGCAGTTTATGTAAAGCATGCGTGGATGCCTGTGAATATGATGCAATTGAACTTAAACCTGATGACACTTCCTTCATTTTCTACGTTGAATCAACAGGCTCCATTCCTGTACATAAAATTATTTATACTGCTGCAACTATTTTAGCTGAAAAGTGCGATGAATTTTTAAGCAAAATTGGGGGGCTTTAG